The window gagcagtgctccgaaagcgagtgattccaaacaaacctgttggactttaacctggtgttgtaacacttctgTGTTTTAGGATTTGGAAATAGTTGAGACGGCATTTCAAGCTCCTTTCTCGGTCTTCACTAGACCCTATTTGCAACAATCACTTCTTCCTATTTGGACTCCACATTTAAATCTTGGGAACTGAAAGGTTTGGTGTGTTTTGGGGATCTGTTTGTGCAGAGGACGTGTGCCAGTTCTAGATAAATCCCATCTGTCCAACTCCAGCCTCTTTCGGCATTTTCCAAGTTCACGATTTTTTACGAAAggcttttccttcctttcctttggcACCACAGTCTTCCCTGATGAAGAGGATTCTGTCCTTGGGGCAGCCTGGCGAGGGGTCTATTTGGGACCTTTATGACCATACTTTGTCGGGTTTTGCTCTGTTaagtggtgtggcgggggggaggggggcaggaagtGGGAAAGTGAATTGGGCCCCATCCttactggggaggtttggagcgaggcccttcacagggtcaactccacgtcctCACGAGTACGGCTGAATCGAATGcattttaaggtggtgcacaggacgcACTTGACCAGGGCAAGGATGAATTGGGTTTTTCCGAAATGTTGAAGATAGGTGTGATGGCTGTTCCCTTGGCCTGGCTGTGCCCCAAATCTGTAGGCCACTGCTTCATTCTTCAATCCAAGTTGGAGATAACCCATGTGGGTTTAGACCCATGCCCGCTGATGGCCATATTCATCTTGGCGTACAGGTAGATGTTCTCACCTTTGCCTCATCGACAGCCCGGAGACGAATATTGCGTGGCTGGAGAACTCCCACTCTGCCCAGTGCTTGGCTGAGTGACTTAGTGTCAGTTCTACACTTGTTGAAGGTCAGATTCACCATCAGGGAGTCAGTGACGAGATTCTATCCAAGATGTTTTGCGCTTTAAAGAGTTAGTTACCgtcagttgttgggggggggggggggtttgggttagttTAGTATTCAAGTTCATTATGTGTCGTGGGTTTTTAAATAAACTTTTATATCTGCTTGTGATTTTTTCACATTCTTTTGTTTTGACTTGTTATGATGATAAAATTTTGACatatttttaataaaaagatCATCTAAATACTCTTAAAAAAATCCCAGTCACTTTCCCAACAGCTTTCTCTTCCTGACCCTTCCCATTCAActattgccccccccctcccagaccccCACAGTAATATTGCCATTCTTCAGCCAACTTTATTGGagaccgggcagcacagtggcctagtggttagcacaaccgcctcacggcgctgaagtcccaggttcgatcccggctctgggtcactgtccgtgtggagttttcacattctccccgtgtctgcgtgggtttcgcccccacaaccccaaaaatgtgcagggtaggtggattggctgcgctaaactgccccttaattggaaaaaataattgggtaatctaaatttataaaaaaaaactttattggaGAGCACGCGGGTGCCTCCTGTTGAATAAATTCACATAGTACATTCCCTTTGGCTACTGTTCCCTATTTCTCAATCAGATCGTTGTATAGTAACATAGGTGTTTTATTGTTCTTCCTTGTTATATGTTAACACGTTAACACGTACAGTTGTACACGAGAAATGCAGAGAAACAGTGCGAACTTGTGCTGTGCCTCGCAAACCAGCCGTGATTCCCAGGTACCGCTCCGGTTGATTTGGTGACCTCAGCTGGTGGGGTACAACTGACCTCAGTGCCaggggaatggaagaaattaattgaggTTCCAGCTTACGGCTCCAACGCAGTGGATCTCTCCCAGAAAATGTATTTGTGCCAGGTTTAGGAGGACAAGGTCGATCTGAGATACGTTGTGAGTTGAACTGAAGGTCATCTAAAGCCTGAGGCCTTGTAACCATCTCAGTAAGGAGTCAACGCCTTCAAGATATTTGGGGAGAGATTGACCAACCCTGGTTGATGAAGGACCTGACATTCTGTTCAAGCAGTATTGAGGGATTTCCCTCTTCTTCCTGGATTAGGAACATAACCGACTGAGGGATCTGGCCCCTACGCAGAAGCTGGAGAAAAATGAGGGGCGGTGTGTGTTGACATCTCTTCCCCCTTTGCCAAAGGGAGGTGGGACAGGGGAGTAGGGATTGAAGACAGCGAGCCAACCTGTTCCAGCTAGAAAGAGCATTCACTGGTTTCAATGATCTCGACGTGCAAATTTCAACTGGAGAAAAACCTCCTTCACGCTCCCCAAACATTTTCCGGTTTGGTAGAATCTGTATTCGCAAAGTGAACCCTGAATAGCCAACATCCCATTTCTAACCAAACAATTTTCTGGTAGACGGTCACTCGTCTCACTCCTCCACCGTGGAGAACAGGCCAAAACAGTCGGGCAGTTGAAGTTACATTTCGGTGTTGCTTACCCACACCGCAATTCACAGATGCAGCAGGTCGAAATGCAAAGATACAGTTCTCTTGCAAGAGCCAATTACAAACGATCTCCTATAAATACGTACGCCATTTCCAGGGACAAGCGTGGAGATTTCATCACTTTTAAACATAGTTTCGAAGACTCTGGAGATAGTCCCGCTTGTCACCACTCCGTGGTGGGAACGCCCCGTGACGGAGTTGAACATTTCTGCAGTTCCTTCCGGAATGATCCCTCCCTCTATTGGCCAGCACTCATTCTTTGCTCTGCTATCTCATTGTATGCCCGCAGAAGGAATTGCCTTTTGTGCTGTTGCATAGTTGCTGTAGATCATACTCGGTCGTGGAGCTGTGATCAGAGCAGCTGTTAGACATCGCATTTTTGGTCGAAGATTTGACTGGAGCTGCCTTAAGCTTTTTCACGTTGCACCCTCTCTCCCGACAATTGGCTTTACAAAATTGTGAATTGTGTTATGGGTGGTGAATGAGAGTCTTTTATTTAATTGAGTGTTGTGATCGGTCAGCTGGGGGGGGGCGACACTGTTGCACTCTGGGATGATAAGGTTGGCCTTCCGTTTGAAGAGTTGTAGGAGGATTTCAGAGGCCTGCTGGGCCGAAGCGCCTTCGCCACCTGACTGGGGTTtcctaaccacagtatttattccAGTAGGTTAATGGAGGGGTTTCTGTGGTATTCCGCGCACACGGGTGTTAGGAATgggatgattggaggaaggtggaGACCTGCTAGGGGATGGCTTTGCCAACCTTCTATTAACAAGCACTGCTGGAGAGAGACTCGGGGCACGATTTGACAACTTCCTATTAATAAGGGGGTTTGGAAAATTGTAATGTGGAATCCATGTACTCACGTGAGTAACGTGAAGGGGCTCATTAAAATAAAATGAGGTTGCTTTATTCACAAGGGCTGTTGGAACGGGGTTTTGAGATGCAGAAAGCCTCCTGTTCACAAGGATAGGTGGAGTGGGATTGCTGGAAGACTTCAGGGCAGTTTGACTCGGATTGTAAGAAAGGGTTGACGATCGACTATTTGCTGGGGCAAATGGGCTGGGACTGTGAAAAAGGTTTGGTGATCTCCCGTTCGCCGAGGTATCGGGAGTGATATTCTGTGAAGGATTTGATCGCCTGTTGATAAGAGCAGCTGGACTGGGGTTGAGGGAAGGTTTTGATGATTTAATGGAGGTCTTTGGAGTGCGAGTGTGGGCTGGGGTTGCTGATTTCTTATTCAGAGGGATAGTTGGGGTGGGATTGTGGGATGGGGTTGGAGATTTTGTATTCAGAGGGGTatttagggtggggttgtgggatgGGGTTGGTGATTTTGTATTCAGAGGGGTATTTAGGGTGGGATTATAGGGAGGAGTTGCTGGTTTCTTATTCAGAGGGGTATTTACGGTGGGATTGTAGAGGGGGATTGCTGATTTTCTCTTCAGAGGGGTATTTAAAGCAGTATTGTAGGGAGGAGTTGATGATTTCCTACTCGGAGGGGTATTTAGGGTGGGACTGGAGGGATAGTTTAAGGATTTCCTAATCAGAGGGGTATTCAGGATAGGATTGTAGGGAGGACTTGATGATTTTCTCTTCAGATAGGTATTTGGGGTGGGAAGGTAAGAACGGTTCATTAATATCCTATTCAGAGGGATATTTGTGGTGGGATTGTAGGGAGGAGTTGATGATTTCCTATTCAGAGGGGTGTTTGGGGCAGGATTGTAAGAACGGTTTATTAATATCCTATTCACAGGGATATTTGGGATGGGATTTTTGAGAGGGTTTGATGATTTCCTATTCAGGGGGATATTTGGAGTGGGATTGTCGAGAGGATTTGATGATTTCCTATTCAGAGAGGGAGTTGGGATGGGATTGTTGAGAGGAGTTGATGATTTCCTATTCAGGGGGATATTTGGGATGGGATTGTCGAGAGGATTTGATGATTTCCTATTCAGAGCGGGAGTTGGGATGGGATTGTCGAGGGGGTTTGATGATTTCCTATTCAGAGCGGGAGTTGGGATGGGATTGTCGAGAGGAGTTGATGATTTCCTATTCAGAGCGGGAGTTGGGATGGGATTGTCGAGAGGATTTGATGATTTCCTATTTAGAGCGGGAGTTGGGATGGGATTGTCGAGGGGGTTTGATGATTTCCTATTTAGAGCGGGAGTTGGGATGGGATTGTCGAGAGGATTTGATGATTTCCTATTCAGAGCGGGAGTTGGGATGGGATTGTCGAGGGGGTTTGATGATTTCCTATTTAGAGCGGGAGTTGGGATGGGATTGTCGAGAGGATTTGATGATTTCCTATTTAGAGCGGGAGTTGGGATGGGATTGTCGAGAGGATTTGATGATTTCCTATTTAGAGCGGGAGTTGGGATGGGATTGTCGAGGGGGTTTGATGATTTCCTATTCAGAGCGGGAGTTGGGATGGGATTGTCGAGGGGGTTTGATGATTTCCTATTTAGAGCGGGAGTTGGGATGGGATTGTTGAGAGGATTTGATGATTTCCTATTTAGAGCGGGAGTTGGGATGGGATTGTCGAGGGGATTTGATGATTTCCTATTCAGAGCGGGAGTTGGGATGGGATTGTCGAGGGGATTTGATGATTTCCTATTTAGAGCGGGAGTTGGGATGGGATTGTCGAGGGGGTTTGATGATTTCCTATTCAGGGGGATATTTGGAGTGGGATTGTAGGAACGCTGTGATTTCCTATTCAGGGCGGGAGTTGGGATGGGATTGTCGAGGGGGTTTGATGATTTCCTATTTAGAGCGGGAGTTGGGATGGGATTGTCGAGAGGATTTGATGATTTCCTATTTAGAGCGGGAGTTGGGATGGGATTGTCGAGGGGGTTTGATGATTTCCTATTCAGGGGGATATTTGGAGTGGGATTGTAGGAACGCTGTGATTTCCTATTCAGGGCGGGAGCTGGGATTGGATTGTCGAGAGGAGTTGATGATTTCCTATTCAGGGGGATATTTGGAGTGGGATTGTAGGAACGCTGTGATTTCCTATTCAGGGGGATATTTGGAGTGGGATTGTAGGAACGCTGTGATTTCCTATTCAGGGCGATATTTGGGATGGGATTGTCGAGAGGATTTGATGATTTCCTATTCACTGGGGTAATTGTGGTGGGATTGTCGAGAGGATTTGATGATTTCCTATTCAGAGCGGGAGTTGGGATGGGATTGTTGAGAGGAGTTGATGATTTCCTATTCAGGGGGATATTTGGGATGGGATTGTCGAGAGGATTTGATGATTTCCTATTCAGAGCGGGAGTTGGGATGGGATTGTCGAGAGGATTTGATGATTTCCTATTCAGAGCGGGAGTTGGGATGGGATTGTCGAGAGGAGTTGATGATTTCCTATTCAGGGGGATATTTGGAGTGGGATTGTAGGAACGCTGTGATTTCCTATTCAGGGGGATATTTGGGGTGGGATCGTCGAGGGGATTTGATGATTTCCTATTTAGAGCGGGAGTTGGGATGGGATTGTCGAGAGGGTTTGATGATTTCCTATTCAGAGCGGGAGTTGGGATGGGATTGTCGAGGGGGTTTGATGATTTCCTATTCAGAGCGGGAGTTGGGGTGGGATTGTCGCGAGGGTTTGATGATTTCCTATTCACTGGGGTAATTGTGGTGGGATTGTCGAGAGGATTTGATGATTTCCTATTCAGAGCGGGAGTTGGGATGGGATTGTCGAGGGGGTTTGATGATTTCCTATTCAGAGCGGGAGTTGGGATGGGATTGTCGAGGGGGTTTGATGATTTCCTATTCAGAGCGGGAGTTGGGATGGGATTGTCGAGGGGGTTTGATGATTTCCTATTCAGGGGGATATTTGGAGTGGGATTGTCGAGAGGAGTTGTTGATTTCCTATTCACTGGGGTAATTGTGGTGGGATTGTCGAGAGGAGTTGTTGATTTCCTATTCACTGGGGTAATTGTGGTGGGATTGTCGAGAGGAGTTGATGATTTCCTATTCACTGGGGTAACTGTGATGGGATTGTCGTGAGGGTTTGTTGAGTTCCTATTCGGAGGGGTAGATGGAGCTGTAACGTGAGATTGATTTGAAGATCTGTTTGTCACCGAATCAGACAGGGTGTGGTTATAAGGAGAGTTTGAAAATGTGGTTTCAGGGGTAGGAATATCATCAGACACCGGCATTTGTTGATTTGTAGAAGTGGCCTCAGGAGGGCCAGTCGATGATGTGGAGGATGTTCTACTCACAGGGGTCGTTGTGGTAGGCTGACTCGAAGGTGTTGAGTATTTCGTACTTACCGCAACACTTGAGGTTTTATTGTGGGAAGTTTTCTTATTAACAGGGATTGTTGCCACTGGCTTTTGAGAAAGCTTTGAAGATTTTCCATTCAAATGGGTTGTTTGAATGTGCTTTTGATGTGGCGAAGATCTGTCCATTGGGATCCTAGGTGACTGAAAATGATGAAAGTGCAGAATCTGTTGATCCTCGGGGGAAATTTGATTGTGACTTTGGGATGCTATTGAAGATCTCCTATTTACAGCTGCGTTTCCAGGGTTACTCTGGGGAGGGTGTGAAACTCTTTCGATGGGTGCCGGTGATGAATGGTGAAATTGTGGGGATTGTCTACTATCCATATTGTTCAAAAACAATGAGGGCATCATATTCACAGGAGGATTATGGATGAAAATCGGAGGGCCTACTGAAGGTTTCCAATTGGCAGTGGACATtagaggggggtttggggaaggtAATTGATTTCCATGCACATGTATAGGCTGAATATAATGAAATGGTGGAATTTGACGAGGGGCTTGAGGACGAACAATGAAAAACCTTGAAGATACTCTATTGATAGGGGCAGTAAAAATAGGATCTCGGAAAGGGCTCGGTGATCGATTTTTATGGAAATGTGAACGATGAGCATGATGAGGCTGTGCAATTTGTCTACTCATTGGCGTAGCTTGAGGAACGTTGAAAACCCTTGAGGATACTCTATTCATGAGGGAAGTTTGAGTGGGATTTTGGAATGCGGTTTGAGTGGGATTTGAGAACGGGTTTGGTGATTTATTTCTCTGGATTTTTGGAGAGTAATGGATCTGCGGAACGGGTCCACTCGCTGGAGTAGCTTTTCGAAGAGCATTGTAAACCTTTGAAGATTTTCTATTCATGCGGGCAGTTCCAGTGGGATTTTGGGAAGCGCTTGATGAGTTGTTTCTCTGGATTTTTGGAGCGTGATGGATTCGTGGAACATGTCCACTCGCTGGAGTAGCTTTTCGAAGAGCATTGTAAACCTTTGAAGATTTTCTATTCATGAGGGAAGTTTGAGTGGGATTTTGGAATGGGGTTTGAGTGGGATTTGAGAAAGGGTTTGGTGATTTATTTCTCTGGATTTGTGGAGTGTAATGGATCTGCGGAATGTGTCTAGTCGCTGGAGTAGCTTTACGAAGAGCATTATAAACTCTTGAGAAATCTCTATTCTTGGGGGCAGTTCCAGTGGGATTTTGGAAATAGTTTGATGATTTATTTCTATGGATATTTGTCGTATGGGTAGACCGAAACTTTGGACTTTGTCTCTTCAATTGAGGAGCATTGAAAATCTTTAAAGGTGCTCTTTTTGTCGGGGCAGTTGCAGTGGGAGTTTGGGAAGGGATTGATGATTGATTTCCCCGGACATTTGGAATATGAGTATAATGAAACTGTGGAATTTTCCTACTTGTTAGAGGAGCTTGGGGAAGATCAATATAAAACTTTGAGGAGTCTCGATTCATAGGGGTagtgggagtgggagaagactttGAAGACTTCTTATTTGCTGGGGCAGTTGGAGTGCGATTGTGGGGGGATTTTGAAGATTTCTTATTTGCTGGGGCAGTTGGAGTGCGATTGTGGGGGGATTTTGAAGATTTTTTATTTGCTGGGGCAGTTGGAGTGCGATTGTGGGGGGATTTTGAAGATTTCTTATTTGCTGGGGCAGTTGGAGTGCGATTGTGGGAAGATTTTGAAGATTTCTTATTCACAGCAGCAGATGGAGTGCGATTATGGGAAGGTTTTAAAGATCTCTTATTTTTCGGAGCAGTCTGATTATGGGTGGTTTGAAATCTCCTATTCACGGCTGTAGATGCTGTTGGATAATGGGAGGCTGGAAATCTAACTGGAGTATAAATATGGAGAAACCAAGGAGCTGGTCTATTCGTAGGAGGAGCCTGAAGAGGACTGTTCTTCGGGGCATTTAGAGGAAGAATATTAGAAGCTGAAGATTTTCTGCGTCCTGGATTATGAGGATGTGTAGACTTTCTATTCACAAAAATGTTTTGATTTGGGCCGTAGAGAGTAGTGACTAAAGGCCTTTTTACGGAACCATTTTGAGAAGCAGAATGGGAAATTCTTGATGGTATTCTATTCCTGGAAGTAATTGGAGAGTTTCTATTGAAAGGAGACTTTTGAGAACTATAGGAAACTCCTGAAGATTTTACACTTGCAGATGCATCTTGAATAGAACTGTGGGAAGATCTTGAAAGGTTGTGATTTAAAGGTGGTGCTTTTTTTTTAAGGTTTTGGGAATACATGGAAGAGCTTCTAATTATACGAACAATAGAAGGATTAGATCTTTTGCTAAATGGGGATTTTTGATTATGAATATAGAAAAATATTGGCGAGTTTCTAATGACATATTTATCCAAATTAGGCACGAGATGGGTAACTGAAAATGTATTATTCACCGAAGCTTTTTGCGTAAGACTTTGGGATAACTTTGAAGGTTTGTTGCGATGGGATGCCAGTGTGGAAATTCTGTCAATCGGTGCATTCCGAGCAGGTTCAGACATAGAGATTGAAGACTTTCTGTTCATAAGGCGATGACGGGGAGATGATAATGGTCTATTAAGAGAGGCATCTTTAAGGACATTTTGGGAAGGTAGCGAGGAACTTTCATCCCCAAGAGGATTTTTAGTCATATGAGCATTTGGAAGTAGAATGGGAGAAGGTGTGAAACTGTTAGAGGCAGGAATCGGAGGAGAAATTGACGGTCTTCTATTCAGAGAAGCGTATTGGAGGGAAGTAAGGAAACCCACAAAAGATCTGCTATTTAAAGCAACATTGTGAGTGGGACTATAGGAGGCTATTGAAAGCAATGTTTTCATGTGGTTATTAAGACGATGATTATGGGTCGGCATTGAGTGCCTATTCATAGAAGGATTTGAAATGGGCCTTTTAGCCACATGAGAATTTGGAGGAATATGGCGAGATGGTGAAGATCTACTCTTCATTGGAGCATTTTGAGTCGAATGATGGGAAGATGATGTCAGTGTCCCACTCAGAGGCTCATTTTGTGTAAGGCTATTGGAAGATGATAGGGACCTCCTATTCCTAGTGGCGTCTTCCCCACTCGGTAACATTACGTCAAATTGGCTTAAAGCGTTTTCAAGAATACTCAAGTCTTCTTCATTTGGATTTCTTCTTGAAAACTTCTTTTTTGTTTCTATCAGAAGTTCTTCCAGCTGTTGTACATTGGGATCCGCCATGGCTTTATTTGATGGCCCGCTTgacaatttatttatttgttcctgACCAGAGGCTTTTTGACTACCCAAAGGCTTGGCGACGACATTATACTGTGCCATTTTATTAGGCAGTTCCCTCCTATGTTCAGCCTGCTTATACTTGAAACTTCCATTGGGAAGGAAGAGACTTTTGATCAATCCTTTATTCATTTCAGCAATCTGCTCCTGGTTTTGTTCTGACTGGATTGAGTCCTGTTCTCTTTCATATGGTTTACTTTCTGGAGTTATGACCCTATTAGTGCTGTGGCTGGTTTCTTCAGAACCTCCATTCTTTTTGGTCTTTGATAGCACGGAATTCAGTTGGCGGATGGCAGCTTGGATACTATCTATGTCATTTTTCATTGGTTTTCGTTTTGAAAACTGCTCTTCCAAATCCTTCGTTAAATTTTCAAGAGAAGGAATGTCAGAATTCTGTTCACTCATTAGGGGTGGGTTAAATATATGCTGACGCTCAAAATCTCCTTCAGGGATGATCAAACTTCTGAGCAGCCCGCTATTGTGACTCGATATTTGCTTTCTTACGGATGTGTCATTTTTTGGTTGATTCAGTTTTGTGTTACTCATAGTCAATGGGTGGGTTTCTATTGGATGGTATCTGCCTTCTGTTTGAAGCAAATTTAGCGCAGCTTCAATGTGCCCCATGGTTATAGTGTTTGGAACGGGCGAGTCTTGTTTCTGAGCAGGTTGGGTTGTAGATGAGGAACCATGTTTCTGAGCATGTTGGGTTGTAGATGAGGAACCATGTTTCTCAGCATGATGGGTTGTAGATGAGGAACCATGTTTCTGAGCATGTTGGGTTGTAGATGAGGAACCATGTTTCTCAGCATGATGGGTTGTAGATGAGGAACCATGTTTCCGAGCAGGTTTGGTTGTAGATGAGGAACCATGTTTCCCAGCAGGTTTGGTTGTAGATGAGGAACCATGTTTCCCAGCAGGTTTGGTTGTAGATGAGGAACCATGTTTCCCAGCAGGTTTGGATGTAGATGAGGACCCATGTTTCTCAGCAGGTTTGGGTGTAGATGAGGACCCATGTTTCTGAGCAGGTTGGGTTGTAGATGAGGACCCATGTTTCTCAGCAGGTTTGGGTGTAGATGAGGACCCATGTTTCTGAGCAGGTTTGGTTGTAGATGAGGAACCATGTTTCTCAGCAGGTTGGGTTGTAGATGAGGAACCATGTTTCTCAGCAGGTTGGGTTGTAGATGAGGAACCATGTTTCTCAGCAGGTTTGGGTGTAGATGAGTACCCATGTTTCTCAGCAGGTTGGGTTGTAGATGAGGAACCATGTTTCTCAGCAGGTTTGGTTGGAGTGGATGATCTATGTTTCTGAGTTGCTTCACTTAGTCTATATGTGCTCTGCCTCTGCGGTGGCTTGATTGACATGGTTAAGTTATGTTTCTGATACCCTTTAGTTCGAGTGTGTGAACCATGTTTCTTATCTATGTTGGCCTGAGCGAATAAGCCATATTCCTGAAGCATGTTGGTTGGTCTGGCTGAACTGTATTTCTGATGCACAATGGTTGGAGAGGATGATGCATATTTCTGAGGCATATCTGTTGGAATGGATGACCCATGTTTCCGATGAAGGATGATTGGAGAGGATGATGCATATTTCTGAGGCATATCTGTTGGAATGGATGACCCATGTTTCCGATGAAGGATGATTGGAGAGGATGATTCGTATTTCTGAGGCATATCTGTTGGAATGGATGACCCATGTTTCCGATGTAGGATGATTGGAGAGGATGATGCATATTTCTGAGGCATATCTGTTGGAATGGATGACCCATGTTTCCGATGAAGGATGATTGGAGAGGATGATGCGTATTTCTGAGGCATATCCGTTGGAATGGATGACCCATGTTTCCGATGAAGGATGATTGGAGAGGATGATTCGTATTTCTGAGGCATATCTGTTGGAATGGATGACCCATGTTTCCGATGAAGGATGATTGGAGAGGATGATGCGTATTTCTGAGGCATATCTGTTGGAATGGATGACCCATGTTTCCGATGAAGGATGATTGGAGAGGATGATTCGTATTTCTGAGGCATATCTGTTGAAATGGGTGATCCAAGTGTCCGATGTAGAAAGGTTGGAGAGGATGAGCCATGTTCATGATGCATGTTCGGAGT of the Scyliorhinus canicula chromosome 30, sScyCan1.1, whole genome shotgun sequence genome contains:
- the LOC119958629 gene encoding mucin-17-like isoform X42, whose amino-acid sequence is MYKSPRNIPPLFTLTALCLYVLPCSCPAVSTAPFAPHQHSKGPSPGLTANPFAIRPKRRAEPALKPSPQRSMLPTTDHTPIRQSMFKERVPGDRRRFSRDSRTLSDIIFDFYVKNASRPSYLKSMLEEKTSDVRNTMHGKEHLLPAMDLNRPHVTHSNGSMIDGAPPDHVDKSLDIDLDSAKSEDRDKVPTDVGKVLQLFSQMFEEYMRFKAHSAQNEIPATKEAIEQPCEKILNGKSETEDPLKGNQEAITVNANRTPSYSSEHPVNGLPQMESSPTPIQRNVSKQEEKFGSFESLVKTMLNTFPKPTNQQREIDHFHDQSKPSFSVQESIIIETLEQFTNMIPAGEFSQTQSSPTVSTEKESRKRGAHSLTTAAQGDGFSISATRPQREFSTSFKVPHHDDFSVTTTRPQHGHFTTSTAKYWHGNVSTPTTAHRQGDFSWPTPAHRQSNVSTSTPANQQGDSSTSTPAHQQGDSSKSTPAHQQSNVSTSTPAHRQGDSSTSTPAHRQGNVSTSTPAHQQGNVSTSTPAHQQGNVSTSTPAHQQGDSSTSTPAHQQSNVSTSTPAHRQGDSSTSTPANQQGDSSTSTTAHRQGDLSRPTPAHRSGDFSRPTAAHRSGDFSRPTPAHRSGDFSRPTPAHRSHDLSKPTTAHRQGDFSRATTAHRSHDLSRPTPAHWSGDFSRPTTAHRPGDFSAPANQQGDSSTSTPANQQGDSSTSTPANQQGDSSTSTPANQQGDSSTSTPTSQQGDSSTSTPANQQGDSSTSTTAHRQGDSSTSTPANQHGDSSTSTPTSQQGDSSTSTPAHQQGNVSTPTPANQQGDSSTSTTAHRQADLSMPTDAPPKYGSSTPIIINQIYGLSTPNMHHEHGSSSPTFLHRTLGSPISTDMPQKYESSSPIILHRKHGSSIPTDMPQKYASSSPIILHRKHGSSIPTDMPQKYESSSPIILHRKHGSSIPTDMPQKYASSSPIILHRKHGSSIPTDMPQKYASSSPIILHRKHGSSIPTDMPQKYESSSPIILHRKHGSSIPTDMPQKYASSSPIILHRKHGSSIPTDMPQKYASSSPTIVHQKYSSARPTNMLQEYGLFAQANIDKKHGSHTRTKGYQKHNLTMSIKPPQRQSTYRLSEATQKHRSSTPTKPAEKHGSSSTTQPAEKHGYSSTPKPAEKHGSSSTTQPAEKHGSSSTTQPAEKHGSSSTTKPAQKHGSSSTPKPAEKHGSSSTTQPAQKHGSSSTPKPAEKHGSSSTSKPAGKHGSSSTTKPAGKHGSSSTTKPAGKHGSSSTTKPARKHGSSSTTHHAEKHGSSSTTQHAQKHGSSSTTHHAEKHGSSSTTQHAQKHGSSSTTQPAQKQDSPVPNTITMGHIEAALNLLQTEGRYHPIETHPLTMSNTKLNQPKNDTSVRKQISSHNSGLLRSLIIPEGDFERQHIFNPPLMSEQNSDIPSLENLTKDLEEQFSKRKPMKNDIDSIQAAIRQLNSVLSKTKKNGGSEETSHSTNRVITPESKPYEREQDSIQSEQNQEQIAEMNKGLIKSLFLPNGSFKYKQAEHRRELPNKMAQYNVVAKPLGSQKASGQEQINKLSSGPSNKAMADPNVQQLEELLIETKKKFSRRNPNEEDLSILENALSQFDVMLPSGEDATRNRRSLSSSNSLTQNEPLSGTLTSSSHHSTQNAPMKSRSSPSRHIPPNSHVAKRPISNPSMNRHSMPTHNHRLNNHMKTLLSIASYSPTHNVALNSRSFVGFLTSLQYASLNRRPSISPPIPASNSFTPSPILLPNAHMTKNPLGDESSSLPSQNVLKDASLNRPLSSPRHRLMNRKSSISMSEPARNAPIDRISTLASHRNKPSKLSQSLTQKASVNNTFSVTHLVPNLDKYVIRNSPIFFYIHNQKSPFSKRSNPSIVRIIRSSSMYSQNLKKKAPPLNHNLSRSSHSSIQDASASVKSSGVSYSSQKSPFNRNSPITSRNRIPSRISHSASQNGSVKRPLVTTLYGPNQNIFVNRKSTHPHNPGRRKSSASNILPLNAPKNSPLQAPPTNRPAPWFLHIYTPVRFPASHYPTASTAVNRRFQTTHNQTAPKNKRSLKPSHNRTPSAAVNKKSSKSSHNRTPTAPANKKSSKSPHNRTPTAPANKKSSKSPHNRTPTAPANKKSSKSPHNRTPTAPANKKSSKSSPTPTTPMNRDSSKFYIDLPQAPLTSRKIPQFHYTHIPNVRGNQSSIPSQTPTATAPTKRAPLKIFNAPQLKRQSPKFRSTHTTNIHRNKSSNYFQNPTGTAPKNRDFSRVYNALRKATPATRHIPQIHYTPQIQRNKSPNPFSNPTQTPFQNPTQTSLMNRKSSKVYNALRKATPASGHVPRIHHAPKIQRNNSSSASQNPTGTARMNRKSSKVYNALRKATPASGPVPQIHYSPKIQRNKSPNPFSNPTQTAFQNPTQTSLMNRVSSRVFNVPQATPMSRQIAQPHHAHRSHFHKNRSPSPFRDPIFTAPINRVSSRFFIVRPQAPRQIPPFHYIQPIHVHGNQLPSPNPPLMSTANWKPSVGPPIFIHNPPVNMMPSLFLNNMDSRQSPQFHHSSPAPIERVSHPPQSNPGNAAVNRRSSIASQSHNQISPEDQQILHFHHFQSPRIPMDRSSPHQKHIQTTHLNGKSSKLSQKPVATIPVNKKTSHNKTSSVAVSTKYSTPSSQPTTTTPVSRTSSTSSTGPPEATSTNQQMPVSDDIPTPETTFSNSPYNHTLSDSVTNRSSNQSHVTAPSTPPNRNSTNPHDNPITVTPVNRKSSTPLDNPTTITPVNRKSTTPLDNPTTITPVNRKSTTPLDNPTPNIPLNRKSSNPLDNPIPTPALNRKSSNPLDNPIPTPALNRKSSNPLDNPIPTPALNRKSSNPLDNPTTITPVNRKSSNPRDNPTPTPALNRKSSNPLDNPIPTPALNRKSSNPLDNPIPTPALNRKSSNPLDDPTPNIPLNRKSQRSYNPTPNIPLNRKSSTPLDNPIPTPALNRKSSNPLDNPIPTPALNRKSSNPLDNPIPNIPLNRKSSTPLNNPIPTPALNRKSSNPLDNPTTITPVNRKSSNPLDNPIPNIALNRKSQRSYNPTPNIPLNRKSQRSYNPTPNIPLNRKSSTPLDNPIPAPALNRKSQRSYNPTPNIPLNRKSSNPLDNPIPTPALNRKSSNPLDNPIPTPALNRKSSNPLDNPIPTPALNRKSQRSYNPTPNIPLNRKSSNPLDNPIPTPALNRKSSNPLDNPIPTPALNRKSSNPLDNPIPTPALNRKSSNPLNNPIPTPALNRKSSNPLDNPIPTPALNRKSSNPLDNPIPTPALNRKSSNPLDNPIPTPALNRKSSNPLDNPIPTPALNRKSSNPLDNPIPTPALNRKSSNPLDNPIPTPALNRKSSNPLDNPIPTPALNRKSSNPLDNPIPTPALNRKSSTPLDNPIPTPALNRKSSNPLDNPIPTPALNRKSSNPLDNPIPNIPLNRKSSTPLNNPIPTPSLNRKSSNPLDNPTPNIPLNRKSSNPLKNPIPNIPVNRILINRSYNPAPNTPLNRKSSTPPYNPTTNIPLNRILMNRSYLPTPNTYLKRKSSSPPYNPILNTPLIRKSLNYPSSPTLNTPPSRKSSTPPYNTALNTPLKRKSAIPLYNPTVNTPLNKKPATPPYNPTLNTPLNTKSPTPSHNPTLNTPLNTKSPTPSHNPTPTIPLNKKSATPAHTRTPKTSIKSSKPSLNPSPAALINRRSNPSQNITPDTSANGRSPNLFHSPSPFAPANSRSSTLSYNPSQTALKSSSNPTPPILVNRRLSASQNPVPTALVNKATSFYFNEPLHVTHVSTWIPHYNFPNPLINRKLSNRAPSLSPAVLVNRRLAKPSPSRSPPSSNHPIPNTRVRGIPQKPLH